The genomic segment AATGTAACTTCTGTGAACAATATTTTACTCCAGAAGATATTGTAGAAATCGATCATATTCATCCCACAATTTTAGGCGGGAAAAACGAATATAAGAACCTACAATTACTACATCGCCATTGTCACGATATTAAAACGGCTACTGATGGGTCTTACAACTCAATCATAAACCGGATGTTCTGATGATAACAGTCAACTAGACTAGGAGCCGTGTGCGGTGAAAGTCGCAAGCACGGTTCTGAATGGGAGGTGAGGGTTGTAAAGCCCTCATCGACCCCTAATTCCCTCAGTTAGTTCGCTTAATCATGGCGGCAGCTAGAATGCCTACTGCTTTAAGCGATGGGAGCCTATAAAATGGGAGTATAGATACTATCAAATTCACAAAATATAAAAAAATGCAAAGAAACTCTCGAAAATGGGTAGATTTGAGGTAACAATTGGTCACTAACCTTGGTGTAGCCTACGCAGTCTGAGTTGAACTTAAATTTCAAAAGCTGAAAGTATAAAGGATATGACTACAGTCATGATTGTCGATGATAGCATCTCCCTCCGAGAGATGATTGCAGATATGTTGCGTAAAAGTGGCGTGGAGGTAATCTCAGCGGGAGATGGGATGGAAGCCTTAGAAAAAATTGAACAAGTCAAGCATCTGGATTTGGTGGTGTTAGATATTGTCATGCCGAATATGAATGGCTATGAACTTTGCCGCCATATTAAAAAACACCCCAAAACCCAGAATGTCCCTGTAGTAATGTGTTCGAGTAAAAGCGAGGAATTTGATCGCTATTGGGGAATTAAACAGGGGGCTGATGCTTATATCTCAAAACCCTTCCATCCCCAAGAACTCATGAGTACAATCAAACAACTTCTACGCAAGTAAGCCGTTATACTCAACACTGACTGTTGAGAGGGGCTGTGGGCCTTACCCGGTCACAACCCCGTCAAAAACCCTGGCTAGAGGAAATGGAGCCAAATTGCGGTAAAAAAAGATGGGGTAGTATTCGTGAAAAAGCCCCATCAAGTCAAAAAGAGTCCTCAATTTTACCAGTTCTATTTGGAACCTAAAGCGGTGACTACAGATTGGGTAAATACGGTTGCAAGGCGTCTTTAGTAACCGCAATATTACAAGCTAACGCAATTTGTTCTTTTTCAATAATGCCAACAACTTGACGGGGCTGTTCACGAGTCACAACAGGTAACTGGGGTAAATCCCGCGCAGCCATGCGTTCTAAAGCCGCTTTTACAGGTTCATCTTCATAGGCGCAAAGGATTTCGGTTGTACAAACAGCCTTTAATTTTTGCTGTCCTAATGCTAAAGATTCCTCCTGATTTGTCGCTTGAAAAATTGAGCGACGAATATCCGTAACCGTTACTAATCCAGCTAATTGAGAGGTTTCATCTAAGATTAAAGCCGTATGACAATTAAGATGTACCATCACTGAACCTGCCTCTAAAATAGGCATTGAACAAGGAAGAGTTAAATAAGATTGACCCATCACTTCAGAAATCCGAATCGTTTGTAAGACTTCTAACTCATTGGGACGTTCTAAATAAACCCCCATTTGTTGTAAATTTAATCCTGAATCTGATTGATTAGATTGCACCACATCGACAATTAAAACACTCACGCCCACCGCCACCATTAACGGTAAAATAATTAAATAATTTTGCGTCATTTCAAATAACAATAAAATCGCCGTTAATGGCGCTCGCACACTTGCCGCTAATACCGCCGCCATTCCCACCATTGCATAAGCTGCTGGGGGTGCAATATCGGGTAAAAAAGGGTGTAATAAACCCGCTAAGGCTTGCCCATAAGTCGCGCCTAATGTTGCTCCAATAAACATCGCTGGCGCAAAAATTCCCCCGACTAATCCACTCCCTAAACTGACAGAAGTGGCAATGATTTTAAGAATTAATAAAATCATTAATAAATCTAAAGAAAATTGCCCTTCCTCTAATAAAGCTTGAATGGTTCCATAACCAGGCCCTAGAATATGGGGAAATTGAATCGCAATCATCCCGACAAATAATCCCCCTAACATCGGATGAAAGGTGCGAGGAATTTTAGTTAAAAATAGGAAAGCTGGAATTTCGCCTCGAAAACAACGTTGAGCAAATTTAATCGCTTGGG from the Planktothrix tepida PCC 9214 genome contains:
- a CDS encoding response regulator transcription factor, encoding MTTVMIVDDSISLREMIADMLRKSGVEVISAGDGMEALEKIEQVKHLDLVVLDIVMPNMNGYELCRHIKKHPKTQNVPVVMCSSKSEEFDRYWGIKQGADAYISKPFHPQELMSTIKQLLRK
- a CDS encoding chloride channel protein, whose amino-acid sequence is MTTTLPNNEGVLPQQTELASVSVSDRLTSLLNRLQPPPQFLILMFALLIGGGTGLVMVMFHKLVELFQRLTLEDFMGLMVPFGLWTIALIPPLGGLIVGLIRCRYQEFFGEGISSLINTQRIQIISPLRPFIKLLAAAISLGSGASLGPEGPSVEVGANLGAILGQIFQVSKERYRLLLGAGAAAGLAAGFNAPIAGVFFALEVILGTSFAASGVGLVLLASVVSSVVARIVLGDHPAFSPPLYEVRSNWELLLYLGLGCLASFVSLAYTQAIKFAQRCFRGEIPAFLFLTKIPRTFHPMLGGLFVGMIAIQFPHILGPGYGTIQALLEEGQFSLDLLMILLILKIIATSVSLGSGLVGGIFAPAMFIGATLGATYGQALAGLLHPFLPDIAPPAAYAMVGMAAVLAASVRAPLTAILLLFEMTQNYLIILPLMVAVGVSVLIVDVVQSNQSDSGLNLQQMGVYLERPNELEVLQTIRISEVMGQSYLTLPCSMPILEAGSVMVHLNCHTALILDETSQLAGLVTVTDIRRSIFQATNQEESLALGQQKLKAVCTTEILCAYEDEPVKAALERMAARDLPQLPVVTREQPRQVVGIIEKEQIALACNIAVTKDALQPYLPNL